The following coding sequences are from one Humulus lupulus chromosome X, drHumLupu1.1, whole genome shotgun sequence window:
- the LOC133806520 gene encoding secreted RxLR effector protein 161-like: MYAQVCTRLDIAYIVGMLGRYLSNPSTDHWIVAKRVIRYLQRTKDYMLTYKKSDPLEVVGYSNSDFAGCQESRKSALGYIYMLAGGAISWKSAKQTLVASSTMAVEFVACYEASNHGIWLRNFVTGLRIFENVERPLKLFCDNNLAVLYSNNNRSSSKSKHTDIKFLVVKERVQSGQISIEHIGTHSMIADPLTKGLPPKVFHEHVAHIGVVLFEDIMI; encoded by the coding sequence atgtatgctcaagtttgtACACGCCTGGATATTGCGTACATTGTTGGAATGTTAGGTAGATATTTAAGCAACCCTAGTACGGACCATTGGATAGTAGCCAAGAGGGTTATAAGGTATCTTCAGAGAACAAAAGATTACATGCTCACATATAAGAAATCAGATCCTTTGGAGGTCGTAGGGTATTCTAATTCTGATTTCGCTGGGTGCCAAGAAAGCAGAAAGTCTGCATTAGGCTATATTTACATGTTAGCTGGAGGAGCTATTTCTTGGAAAAGTGCCAAACAGACACTTGTAGCTTCTTCCACTATGGCAGTAGAATTTGTAGCATGCTATGAGGCATCGAATCATGGAATATGGCTGCGAAACTTTGTCACTGGGCTGCGCATTTTCGAGAATGTAGAAAGACCACTCaagttattttgtgacaataattTAGCAGTAttgtattccaacaacaacaGGAGCTCATCCAAGTCAAAGCATACTGACATAAAGTTCCTAGTTGTGAAAGAAAGAGTGCAGAGTGGACAAATATCCATAGAGCACATTGGGACACACTCCATGATAGCGGATCCGCTCACAAAGGGATTAccacccaaggtctttcatgagcaCGTTGCTCATATAGGTGTGGTATTGTTTGAGGATATCATGATTTAG